aaacgacTACATGCTATGATGGTTATAATCGAACTGCTTGCGATTTATTGTTGATTTCTCTTTTTATAATTGacaattttgtttgtgttttaaattgaaataagaaCTGTGTGCGATACCGGTCAAAGGAATGCGGGCATCGGCTGGATGTTTTGATAAATGTTGTGACTAGCTGATGTGCAGCAGAAACGACTGATGTGTAGCAGGAACGGTGCATGATAACTCCTCCCTTCTTAAAATGACTTTGCCCTCAAAGTCTTATCGGACGATTGGCTGTTGGCATGTTAAGATAATTATTGATAACTTGAAGTCTTTCATTGGTAATATCCGAATATGGGGATTTCGTTGGGTTTTCTTCTGGTGCAGATGCTTTCATTTGATCCTGTAGGTTGATTTCTATTTTGGAATCCTAGATTGTTTCTTGGTGATGATGAAGTAGATTGTAAAAGCGGCTGTTATTaggaatagagttgaaaaactTATTATTAGTCAAGTACATGTGCTTGAGCACTGATCTGTGCTTTAATGTAAGATTTGCCAAATATTCGTGTGGTGGAATATCCATTAGGTTTTCGGCATGGGCTAGTATTCCGGTTGTAGGTCTGAAGGATAATTTTGGGGTTTGTATGATGAGATTCGTATAGCTGTCGTTATCAATGCTTActtcacatttttcaaaatggatTAAGTATGATCCTTCTAAGCGTTGATTCAATTTACTACAGTTGGATTGTAATGTTGTGTTTACGTTGTTTAAAAGGATAGTAGCGTCATTTATTCGCTTGATGATTCCAGTTGAATAGACCTTTTCGTATGTGCAATTTGCATGATGTAATTGGACCAAATTAAAAATACAAGGAGTTGTTGGTTGTAGCATTTCGGATtcacatataaaattttctgaGTCCTCTTGGCATGGTTGTGAGGATTCGAAGATGTGAATTATTGTTGATAAGATAGTTCGACTTGATGTGGATTCGACTTCCATTTAAAATGAGTGGACTAACATACTCATAACTGTAGATTTCACTTGAGAACTGTGGAACTTTTAACATGTACATAACGTGTGTATTATTCATTGCGACCTGTGTACTTGATTTACTTAATAAGTCTTCAAAGGATTTTACGTGGATATTTTGGTGTTCGAGGAACTGTTTAATTCTTAAGTAGTCCTTCATAGTTAAGAGTTGACTACTAGGGATTCCATTTTTTGCAAGTAAAATAGCATCTTCTAGCACTTCTAGTTGATGTTGAGCGGCGTTAAGATTTAGCAAAATTGTGAGGAGGTTGATTTCAATTGCATGTTGTTGTGTTGATTTGAAATCCAAGTCTACTAATTCGTTGACGGCTTGATTTAGATGTTTAATTCGGTAGTTGATATTTTCATTGATGTAGGTTTGCTGATTGTTATTGTCAATTAGGGCATTCATGGTTTTGTTGATGATGTGGAGATCCTCGGCATCAGGTGTTCCAGCAATCCATTTTAAAATCGTTCCAATTGTGTCCCAACGTTTCACTCGACTGAACGatggtataattttcaaaaaggttTGATACAACAGATTGTTTCTATTTTCCAATAATTTGTAAAGCTGATTATTGTATacattattttttatcaattcgTCAAATTTTACAATTATGTCATGTAGTTGTGATAAATTAATGGGTTGTATTATTCTCACGTatccatttttaatttttgctttCCCTAGAGGTATTATGGCTATTGggtttttatttaaatcatgtatttgtatttgtccTTGCATAGGAATTGCAGTACACATCAAAATTCTGAAACAATAAAGTATTGAACAAACATTAGTTTTTCTTAAATTCATTTTGTGAATTTTGCGATTATTGATGTCAATAACATAAGTACTATAATCCTCTTTAACTTTGATCTTTTATATTTACTTTTTCGCTTTGAGATATCATGTGTTTTTTCAAATGCATCAGATCCTGGTTCAAAAGTTGGataagtttcttcgggaattttttcGTTCTTTTGTCGTACATCTGAATAACTTTTTCATggcttttgtttttcttttattaatttcatttgcatctaaatttttattaatttctccAATGTAAATATTATTAGGAGTGTTTTTTACAAAACTATGGATtgaatgattatatttatacacAGTTGATCTCATTAATTCAGCAACATCCATGTctggaaaatctttttttatgcATCTTGAAATTTCTCTTAAAGTTGAATGGCATCTTTCGATTTGACCATTTGTCTCTGATCTGTGAACAggggttttaaaaatttgaatattcaaGTTTCGTAATCTTTGCTCTATAACATTTGAATTAAAAGTACTTTCATTATCCATTATTACGATTTTTGGTATACTCCATTCATAAATTAGGTCAAATAAGGCATCTTCTACATCTAGAAGGGATTTAGAGTCGATTGCTCTATATTTTAAGAACTTGGAAAatttatcaatggttgttaGAAATAAATTATCtatattgtaaacaaatatatcAACATGAATTATTTCTCCAGGTTGCTGGGGTATTGGGGTTTTAAATGGTACAAACTTCTGGGGTTACGTTGGTATTTTTCTGTTTTGCAAACCTCACAAGTTTTTACAAATTCTTTTACTTTCTTTGCCATTTtaggaaataaaaatcttttagaaGTTGCTCTGTATTTTCTACGTCATTTCTGTGGGCGAACTGATGAATTTTTGATTTCTTCAAGTTGTCTTTCTTCAGTATTGATATCTTGAACCTTTTTTGCGAAAATCTAACTTTAATAGTTCTTGGATTAAAATTTTGCCTATAAATTTCTTGAATAGTTGCCATTATTGGTTCAGTAGTAAAAATTCCATTAAGGACGTTCggatttagaaatttttcaatgtATTTATTAGAAATTCGTTTGTGAATCGggtttcgataaaaatgtgtctttatAATTTTCGAAAGGAACTACTAAGCCATAACTCGACCGATTCCCAATTTTGAACAGTAGTTGATTTTGAAAACATTAATAGGGGCTTCCGTTGAAGGAATGAAAGAGCTATCATCTTCATCAGATGAATGCTGGGTTGCAGttaaagaatttatttgtaCCTGAGACAAAGCATCAGCTACAACGTTAGCTTTGCCTGGTTTGTAAAAATTTGATGGTCATGCTCTTCAATAAaagctttccatctttttaattttgcattattatttTTGGCGAAATTGTGAAAGTTAACGGTTGATGGTCTgtgtaaattaaaattttgtgacCATATATAAAATTTCTGAGAGTATGCAGTGCCCAAACTATAGCAAGCATCTCTTTTCGTTAGTTGCATAATTCTCTTCGGTActtgaaagagtttttgaaaTGAAAGTGATGGGTCTTTTCTccatcatgaaaattttgtgacaatacggcaccaattgcTTTATTAGAAGCATCAGTGGTTAGTAAAAATGGTTTTTGGAAatcaggaaatgctaatacatcTTCTGAggataaaatatcttttaataatttaaaagcTTTTTTTCCATCCTGATctaattcaattttaaaatttctggaTTCATTCTTCGAAACTTGCTTATGACCGTTTTCTCCTTTTAGAAATTTTGTTAAAGGTTTTGCAATTTTGGCATAGTTTTTAACAAATCTTCTATAATATCCAGATAGTCCAAGGAACGCACGTAATTCTTTTAAATTAGTGGGTTCTGGATATCTTTGAATACTTTCAATTTtctttggatttggttttaatCCTTTTTGGGATACAATAAATCCAAGAAATTCAACTTCAGATTTTAACCATTCAGATTTATCtggttgaattttaaaattagcTTTGCGTAATGTTTCCaatattatttttaagttttttatttGCTCATCTAAAGTTTCACCAAATATGATAATGTCATCTATATAGACataacatatttttccaatatgCTCATGGAGAACATCATCCATAACTCGTTGAAAGATGGCAGGAGCATTTTTAAACCAAAGGGTAAACGAACGAATTCATACTTTCCATTGTTTACCGAAAAGCTGTTTTCtctatatcattattattcaAAGGAATCTGGTGAAAACCAGATGCAAGGTCAATGGTTGTGAAATATTTCATCTTTCCCAAATTTGCTAGAATTGTAGAGGTATCAGGTATCGGATACCTGTCACTTATTgttttttgattcaattttcgGTAATCAATAACAAGTCGGTATTTTTTCTGACATGAGGCATCTTGTTTTTTTGGAACAATCCACACGGGAGAATTATACGGAGATCTAGATGGTCGTATAATTCCATCGTgtagcattttttcaatttgattgtTTACTTCATTTTTAAAGGCTTGCGGGTAAGGATATGATTTTGAATAAATAGGTTCATTATCAGTGGTACGTATATCTGCACGTATTTTTGTGGTAAAAGTTAACTTCTCATCAGGTGGTTGAAATAAATCTTGGTATTGGTTTAACAAATTATGTACCTTGTCCTTTTCGTCTTGTTGCAAATGTTCATCTCGGATGCGAATTTGATTTACCTCCTGTAATCGATGCGCTAATAaaggtataacatttttattgatTATCAACACATTTTCCTTGGTATCAATAATTGCTTCCATTTCTTTTAATGTATCATGGCCGATAATTGCGTCGAATGATCGCAACTTGTCCATGTGATACAATTTCACATTTACGTCAGAATATGGCCTAAAAAGTTTTGCTTGGGAATAAgtttgaatttgaatatttCCTCCAACTGAAGAAACATTGAAAGGTTTATTTACTGGATGTGAAATTCTTGCGAATTTCGgatgaataaaattttattcgatCCAGTGTCGACTAATATTTTTAAAGGATCACTTCGATTACCATAGAATAGAAAATATGGTAATGCAGactttattctaaaaatttAATTCTGGTTCTTCGTTATGTTCTTCTAATTCTTGAGGATACTGGTACTCCAAATTTTCAGCATATCTTTCGAATGAAGGTCCTGCTGGACATTCTTCGTACGATGTATAAGgtaaattttcaaagtattgTTGCGTATCAATATCATCGCATTCTGTTTCAATATGGAATTGTTTCGGATTCCTATTATGTATTAAAGGCCGGTTTATATAGTTTACCGTTCTCATAGATACATCAGTATCAATTGGCTCAGGCTTAATATTTTTGGGAACGAATGGTTGCGCGGAAGGATTTACAACTTGTCTGTTATAAACATATGGATTATATTGTGGATTTTTGGGGACAACTGGTTGTGGGGCTGCATTTACCACATGTCGATTATGAATATATGGATTATATTGTGGGTTTTTAGGAATGAATGGTTGCCTTGGAATGAATGGATTATATTGTGGTCTCGAAATTTGTCTAATCAAGTGTTGTGAAGGTAGTGGTTGAAAATATTGTGGTGTGAATGTAGTTGGTATTCTGGGTGGTATTTTTGGTGGTATTTTTTGTTGCTGATACTGTGGGTGTTGTGAAAAGATGGGAGTGTCCGTTTTTAATTTTGTGTAGTTTTTCCTGAATTCCGCATTAATAAATGCGTTACAATAATTGTAAGCTTGGGCTAATGATTCTGCCctgtaattttttaggaatttaccCATATCTCCGTCTAAACCTCGTATGAAAGCATCCATCGCCTTTTCATTGTACATTTCAATAATGGATTTCGAGGCTTCGGGGTGATTATAACGACTATCACTCTTGACGTGATTAGCTATATGGGATAGTATAGCACTCACTTCGTTGTAGTATTTCTCAAGATCCTTGCCTCTCTGTTGTACACTCATTAATTGACAGTCCAAAGTTGCCAAATCTCGCTTTTCTCCATAATAAGTTAATAAGGTATTTTTTATCATAAGCCAATTTAAGTTAACATTCGAGGAGACCAAGGCGTTATTCGCCTCTCCTCTTACTTTCCTTCTTATGGTTCTGCATACTATGTGAAACTTATTAAATTGGTTGATAGAACCATTTGTTTTAGGTCGATATAAGTTCACTAATTTTTCCGCATCGTCAAGCCAAACATGTAATTCACTTGGCTCGCCGTTAAAAGTTGGAAGAGCTTTGACCAGATCGGGTATGTCTTCTATGGCTTCAGGATCAACTGGTTGATTATTTTGATCCACCAAATATAGTGGGGGATCAGAATAGTCAGGGTGGTTGGTGTTGCAGTAGTTATTGCAGTTTCAATAGCCAAAAGTCTGGttaatattgaatttatttgttcCTCAGCCATTTGGAATTTATtatgttatttaaaaataatgtgGGGCTTTTTAGATAAAGATAACGCAAACACTTCaataaaactttgattgatttaatttattttataatacacTTCAAGTAATtgataaaacactttttcacttttattttctttccttgctgaaattagaatttttattaGTAATACTTACAAAACAAACTTAAGCATAGCTCTCTATGCTGTTTCGCCGAGAGCGC
The nucleotide sequence above comes from Armigeres subalbatus isolate Guangzhou_Male chromosome 3, GZ_Asu_2, whole genome shotgun sequence. Encoded proteins:
- the LOC134223214 gene encoding uncharacterized protein LOC134223214 encodes the protein MLKFVLILMCTAIPMQGQIQIHDLNKNPIAIIPLGKAKIKNGYVRIIQPINLSQLHDIIVKFDELIKNNVYNNQLYKLLENRNNLLYQTFLKIIPSFSRVKRWDTIGTILKWIAGTPDAEDLHIINKTMNALIDNNNQQTYINENINYRIKHLNQAVNELVDLDFKSTQQHAIEINLLTILLNLNAAQHQLEVLEDAILLAKNGIPSSQLLTMKDYLRIKQFLEHQNIHVKSFEDLLSKSSTQVAMNNTHVMYMLKVPQFSSEIYSYEYVSPLILNGSRIHIKSNYLINNNSHLRILTTMPRGLRKFYM